A single window of Lynx canadensis isolate LIC74 chromosome C2, mLynCan4.pri.v2, whole genome shotgun sequence DNA harbors:
- the GPR15 gene encoding G-protein coupled receptor 15 — MDPEATAVYLDYFYATSQNPDIEETHSRVAYTSVFLPIFYAVVFLTGVLGNLVLMSALHFKRGSRRLIDIFIINLAVSDFIFLVTLPLWVDKEASLGLWRTGSFLCKGSSYMISVNMHCNVFLLTCMSVDRYLAIMRPAVSRKFRRRDCAYGVCASVWFISCLLGLPTLLSRELTLIDDKPYCAERSATPIKLTWALVALIFTFFVPLVSIVTCYCCITRKLYAHYQQSGKHNKKLRKSIKIILIVVAAFVFSWLPFNTFKLLAIVSGLQQEVYFSSSFIQLGMEVSGPLAFANSCVNPFIYYIFDSYIRRAILHCLFPCLKNYDFGSSTETSDSHLPKALSNFIHVENSARRRKRSVSL; from the coding sequence ATGGACCCAGAAGCAACTGCtgtttatttggattatttctatGCTACAAGCCAAAATCCTGATATTGAGGAGACCCACTCCCGTGTTGCTTACACATCTGTCTTCCTTCCCATCTTCTACGCGGTTGTGTTCCTGACGGGAGTGTTGGGGAACCTAGTCCTCATGAGTGCATTGCATTTCAAACGGGGCAGCCGAAGACTGATCGACATCTTCATCATCAACCTGGCTGTGTCTGACTTCATTTTCCTTGTCACGTTGCCTCTCTGGGTGGATAAAGAAGCATCTTTAGGACTGTGGAGGACAGGCTCTTTCCTGTGCAAAGGCAGCTCCTACATGATCTCAGTCAACATGCACTGCAATGTCTTCTTGCTCACCTGCATGAGTGTTGACCGCTACCTGGCCATCATGCGCCCAGCCGTATCCAGGAAGTTCAGGAGGAGAGACTGTGCATATGGAGTCTGTGCCAGTGTCTGGTTTATCTCCTGCCTTTTGGGTTTGCCTACTCTTCTGTCCAGGGAGCTCACCCTGATTGATGATAAGCCATACTGTGCAGAGAGGAGCGCTACTCCAATCAAACTGACTTGGGCCCTGGTGGCCTTAATTTTTACCTTCTTTGTCCCTTTGGTGAGCATTGTGACATGCTATTGTTGCATCACAAGGAAGCTGTATGCCCATTACCAACAGTCGGGAAAACATAACAAAAAGCTGAGGAAATCCATAAAGATCATCCTTATTGTCGTGGCAGCCTTTGTCTTCTCCTGGCTGCCCTTCAATACTTTCAAGCTCCTGGCCATTGTCTCTGGGTTGCAGCAGGAAGTCtacttttcctcatcttttatcCAGCTAGGCATGGAGGTGAGTGGGCCTTTGGCATTTGCCAACAGCTGTGTCAACCCTTTCATTTACTATATCTTTGACAGTTACATCCGCCGGGCTATCTTGCACTGCTTGTTCCCTTGCCTGAAGAACTATGACTTTGGGAGCAGCACTGAGACATCAGATAGTCACCTCCCCAAGGCTCTCTCCAACTTCATTCATGTGGAAAATTCGgccagaaggaggaagaggtctGTGTCACTCTAA